Proteins from one Salarias fasciatus chromosome 14, fSalaFa1.1, whole genome shotgun sequence genomic window:
- the LOC115400761 gene encoding olfactory receptor 1500-like, with the protein MTSNNITNIKYFVITGFPGLQPQYYGPVSVLLLLVFLAIMIGNGLTLATITFVQTLHKPTYLIFCNLAMTDLAFGTVTLPRVIARYWWNDVISSYIACFTQMYFVHALGAIHSLILLMMALDRFVAVWFPFQYLVLFTNKSVSISCALCWILTLIRMAGIVFNASTLPYCDVNVIMQCYCNHISITRLACGNRLAFINEVAIANAMVTLMFPLSFIIFSYFSIFIAVLRISQVERRHKVLSTCAPQLFITGLYYVPRSFVYIANNVGFHFSILARVVITMMYSLIPAAVNPLIYCFKTADIKQALIQRVKNAKIGITG; encoded by the coding sequence ATGACATCCAACAATATAACAAATATAAAATACTTTGTCATTACTGGATTTCCTGGACTTCAACCTCAGTATTATGGACCTGTATcagttcttcttctccttgtgtTTCTTGCTATAATGATTGGAAATGGTTTAACTTTAGCTACAATCACATTTGTACAAACTCTTCACAAACCAACATATTTGATCTTTTGCAACCTTGCAATGACAGACCTGGCGTTTGGCACTGTGACTCTTCCCAGAGTCATTGCCAGGTATTGGTGGAATGATGTAATATCATCTTATATTGCTTGCTTTACACAAATGTACTTTGTTCACGCTTTGGGCGCTATTCACTCTTTAATTTTGCTGATGATGGCTCTGGATCGATTTGTTGCTGTTTGGTTTCCTTTCCAATATCTTGTTTTATTCACAAACAAATCAGTTTCAATTTCTTGTGCCTTGTGTTGGATTCTAACTCTAATTCGCATGGCAGGAATTGTGTTTAATGCTTCGACTTTACCATACTGTGATGTCAACGTTATCATGCAGTGCTACTGTAATCACATATCAATAACTCGGCTGGCGTGTGGTAATCGCCTTGCATTTATTAATGAAGTTGCAATTGCTAATGCAATGGTCACCCTTATGTTTCCTTTATCGTTTAtcattttttcctatttttccaTCTTCATAGCCGTTCTCAGAATATCTCAAGTTGAGAGACGCCATAAAGTTTTGTCCACTTGTGCTCCCCAGCTCTTTATTACCGGCCTTTATTATGTGCCTAGAAGTTTTGTCTATATTGCCAACAATGTGGGATTTCATTTCAGTATTCTTGCTCGTGTAGTAATTACAATGATGTACAGCCTCATACCTGCTGCTGTTAACCCACTGATATACTGTTTCAAGACTGCAGACATTAAACAGGCTTTGATACAGAGAGTTAAAAATGCCAAAATAGGCATTACAGGTTAA
- the LOC115400760 gene encoding extracellular calcium-sensing receptor-like, translating to MYAMLFAVEEINLNSTLLPAVKLGYQVFDTCGRYPWAMKSALTLVGGDTHDCIPLIIGPATSTVSIMLSRILGPLSVPVISHLATCPCLSDRSKYPNFFRTIPSDIYQARAIAQLAIRFKWTWIGAVHINNAYGQRAMQVFQKEVEGKGVCLEFIEKVHRETIETDAKQAALTIQAATARVILIFCWYTDVKKVFKELAKINVTDRQFVASEAWSTSEDILQDMTVSEVARGVVGVAIRSSTIPGFGKYLRGLHPIQNPEDVFLRDFWEKEFGCTQEPRSDSFQKAALPPCSGAETLEGGRHPFTDTSQLRVAYNVYLAVYAAAHALHSILSCSHEDSPNENNTTRCSSPEQIKPRQVLQHLSKVKVTTPQGDLFHFQGADSPAKYDLINWQKTPEGPLKMVLIGHVDGFDFQFNESAVQWSAGSSQVPVSVCSESCPPGTRRANRKGEPVCCFDCIPCADGEISNTTGSFQCEQCTPDFWSNDERTVCIRQELDFLSFNETLGVTLTTAAVSGAIVTAAVFVVFLKYRQTPMVRANNSELSFLLLLSLKLCFLCSLVFIGHPSVSSCQFQQAAFGISFVLCISCLLVKTMVVLAVFRSARPGSEALMKWFGLSQQRWSVFFFTGVQVLICALWLSLSPPMPQRDLGFQGSKVTLECAMDSMVGFSLVLGYIGLLACTCLLLAFLARKLPDNFNEAKLITFSMLIFCAVWVAFVPAYVSSPGKYVVAVEVFAILASSYGLLLCIFAPKCFIILLRPEKNTKKYLMAR from the exons ATGTATGCTATGCTGTTTGCGGTGGAGGAAATCAATCTCAACAGCACATTATTACCGGCAGTGAAGCTTGGTTATCAAGTGTTTGATACTTGCGGCCGATACCCCTGGGCTATGAAAAGCGCACTGACACTAGTCGGAGGAGACACACACGACT GCATTCCTTTGATTATTGGCCCTGCAACATCAACTGTAAGTATTATGCTATCCAGGATCCTGGGACCTCTCTCTGTACCGGTT ATCAGTCACTTGGCGACCTGTCCCTGTCTTAGTGACAGATCCAAGTATCCAAATTTCTTCCGAACTATCCCCAGTGATATTTATCAAGCTCGTGCCATCGCACAGCTGGCTATACGTTTCAAATGGACATGGATAGGAGCTGTGCATATAAACAATGCCTATGGTCAACGAGCCATGCAG GTATTTCAGAAGGAAGTTGAGGGTAAAGGAGTCTGTTTGGAGTTCATCGAAAAAGTCCATAGAGAAACCATTGAGACTGATGCTAAACAAGCTGCACTCACTATTCAAGCTGCAACTGCAAGGGTGATTCTCATCTTTTGCTGGTATACAGATGTCAAGAAGGTGTTTAAGGAACTCGCCAAAATAAAT gtgactgacaggcaGTTTGTAGCCAGTGAGGCTTGGAGCACTAGTGAAGATATTCTCCAAGATATGACTGTCTCCGAGGTTGCTCGTGGTGTTGTAGGAGTGGCCATTCGGAGTTCAACTATACCTGGATTTGGAAAATATCTCAGAGGGCTACACCCCATTCAGAATCCTGAAGATGTATTTTTGAGAGATTTCTGGGAAAAAGAATTTGGCTGCACTCAAGAGCCCAGATCAGATTCTTTTCAGAAAGCAGCTCTGCCTCCGTGCAGTGGAGCGGAGACtttggagggagggaggcatcCTTTTACCGACACCTCTCAGCTGAGAGTGGCGTATAATGTTTACCTGGCAGTTTACGCAGCAGCACACGCCCTTCACAGCATCCTGTCCTGCTCACACGAAGACAGTCctaatgaaaacaacacaacacgcTGCTCCTCCCCAGAGCAAATCAAACCCCGACAG GTGTTGCAGCACTTGAGCAAAGTGAAGGTCACCACCCCACAGGGTGACCTCTTCCATTTCCAAGGAGCTGACTCTCCAGCCAAGTACGACCTGATCAACTGGCAGAAAACACCCGAGGGGCCGCTGAAAATGGTTTTAATTGGACATGTTGACGGGTTTGATTTTCAATTTAATGAATCGGCTGTTCAGTGGAGCGCAGGATCCAGTCAG GTGCCTGTTTCAGTGTGCAGTGAAAGCTGTCCTCCAGGGACTCGCAGGGCCAACAGGAAGGGAGAACCTGTCTGCTGCTTTGACTGTATCCCATGTGCTGATGGAGAGATTAGCAATACAACTG GTTCCTTCCAGTGTGAGCAGTGTACACCTGATTTCTGGTCCAACGATGAAAGAACAGTCTGCATCCGTCAAGAGCTGGACTTTCTTTCCTTTAATGAGACATTGGGCGTTACACTCACCACTGCCGCTGTGTCTGGGGCCATTGTGACCgcagctgtgtttgtggtttttctgAAGTACCGTCAAACACCGATG GTACGAGCCAACAACTCAGAgctgagcttcctgctgctcctgtctcTCAAACTCTGCTTCCTCTGTTCGTTGGTGTTCATCGGCCATCCGTCGGTCTCCTCGTGCCAGTTCCAGCAGGCCGCCTTTGGGATCAGCTTTGTTCTCTGTATATCCTGCCTCCTTGTGAAAACCATGGTGGTTCTGGCTGTTTTCCGCTCAGCTCGTCCCGGTTCTGAAGCTTTGATGAAGTGGTTTGGGCTGAGTCAACAGAGGTGGAGCGTATTCTTCTTTACTGGTGTGCAG GTTCTCATCTGTGCTCTATGGCTGTCCCTCAGCCCTCCAATGCCTCAGCGTGATCTGGGTTTccaagggtcaaaggtcactttGGAGTGTGCTATGGACTCTATGGTGGGCTTCTCTCTGGTCCTGGGGTACATCGGCCTCTTGGCCTGCACCTGTCTCCTCTTGGCATTTCTTGCGAGAAAGCTTCCCGACAACTTCAACGAGGCCAAGCTGATCACCTTCAGCATGCTGATTTTCTGCGCCGTCTGGGTGGCCTTTGTTCCCGCTTATGTCAGCTCTCCTGGGAAatatgttgttgctgttgaagTCTTTGCAATCCTGGCCTCCAGCTATGGGTTACTTCTCTGTATTTTTGCCCCAAAATGTTTCATAATTCTTCTGAGgcctgagaaaaacacaaagaaataccTGATGGCCAGGTAG